The sequence below is a genomic window from Streptomyces sp. B21-105.
GCAGGTCGCGATGGCGGTGGTGACACCGGCCAGATGGCAGGCCATGACGTCGGTGTAGCCCTCGACGACGACCGCGCGGCTGGACTTGGCGATGTCCTTCTTCGCGAGGTCGATGCCGTAGAGGACCTGAGACTTCCGGTAGATCGCCGTGTCCGGCGTGTTGAGGTACTTGGGCCCGTTGTCGGCCTCGTAGAGCTTGCGCGCGCCGAAGCCGACGACCTCGCCGCCGATGTCGCGGATGGGCCACATCAGACGGCCCCGGAAGCGGTCGATCGGTCCGCGGCGGCCCTCCTGGGCGAGCCCGGACAGGAGCAGTTCCTTGTCGGTGAAGCCCTTGCCGCGCAGGAAGCGGGTGAGGTGGTCCCAGCCCTGAGGGCTGTAGCCGACGCCGAAGTGGACGGCGGCGGCCTGGTCGAACCCGCGTTCGGCGAGGAAGAGCCGGCCGGTGTCGGCCTCGGGGCTGAGGGCGAGCTGTTCCGCGTACCAGTCGGCGGCGATCTTGTGGGCCTCGACCAGGCGGATGCGTTCGCCGCGCTGGTGGGAGGGGTTGTAGCCGCCCTCCTCGTACCGCAGGGTGATGCCCGCCTGGGCGGCGAGCCGCTCGACCGCCTCGGAGAAGGTGAGGTGGTCGACCTTCATCACGAACGTGATGGTGTCGCCGCCTTCCTGGCAGCCGAAGCAGTGGAAGAGCCCCTTGCTCGGGCTGACCTGGAAGGACGGCGACTTCTCGTCGTGGAACGGACACAGGCCCTTGAGGTTGCCGCCGCCCGCGCCGCGCAGCTGGAGGTACTCGGACACCACGGCGTCGATCGGGACCGCGTCCCGAACAGCCTTCACGTCCTCGTCGTTGATCCGTCCTGCCACGTGGTGATTCTACGGGGGCGCACCGACACTCACGGGAGGAGACCGTCCAGGGGGACGTGGGGGTCGGCCAGTGCCTCCGTGTCCACCGGGGTCCGGGCGGTGATCAGCTTCTGGATGGGCTCCGTGACGTCCCACACGTTCACGTTCATGCCGGCCAGCACCCTGCCCGACTTCACCCAGAACGCGATGAACTCGCGCTTGGCCGCGTCGCCACGGATCACGACCTCGTCGTACGAGCCGGGCGGCGCCCAGCCGCTGTACTCCATGCCCAGGTCGTACTGGTCGGAGAAGAAGTACGGCACACGGTCGTACGCGACGTCCTTGCCGAGCATCGCCCGGGCGGCCGCCGGCCCGCCGTTCAGGGCGTTCGCCCAGTGCTCGACGCGCAGCCGGGTGTCGAACAGGCCGTGCGGGAACGACGCGACGTCGCCGGCGGCGTAGATGTCGGGGTCCGAGGTGCGCAGCGTCGTGTCCACGGCGACGCCGCCGCCGTGGGCGCGGTCGGCCATCTCCAGGCCGGCCGCCTCGGCGAGGGCGGTGCGCGGGGCCGCGCCGATCGCCGCGAGGACGTCGTGCGCCGGGTGCTCCTGGCCGTCGTCGGTGCGGGCGGCGAGGACCATGCCGTCCTGCCCGACGATCTCGGTGAGCCGGGCGCCGAAGTGGAAGCGGACGCCGTGCTCGCGGTGCAGGTCGGCGAAGACGCTGCCGAGCTCGGGGCCGAGGACCCCGTACAGCGGCGTCGGCTCGGGTTCGACGACGGTGACCTCGGCGCCGTACTCGCGGGCCGCCGCCGCGATCTCCAGGCCGATCCAGCCGGCGCCGGCGATCACGATGTGGCCGTTGTCCCGGCCGAGGGCGGCGAGGACGCCCTTGAGGCGCTCGGCGTGCGCGAGCCGGCGCAGATGGTGCACGCCGGCCAGGTCGGTGCCGGGGATGTCCAGGCGGCGCGGCTCGGCGCCGGTGACCAGCAGCAGCTTGTCGTAGTGGACGAGGGTGCCGTCGTCGCCGAAGCGGACCGTCTTGGCGGTGCGGTCGATCGCGTCGACGGTCTGGCCGAGGTGCAGCTCGATGTCGTTCTGCGCGTACCAGGCGGGCTCGTGCACGAAGACCTTTTCGCGCGGCTCCTTGCCGAGCAGGTAGCCCTTGGAGAGCGGCGGCCGCTCGTAGGGGTGGTCGCGTTCGTCGCAGATCAGTATCACGCGGCCGGTGAAGCCCTCCGCTCGCAGCGTTTCGGCCGCCTTCGCGCCGGCCAGGCCTCCTCCGACGATGACGAATGTCTGATCCGCGTCGACCACGTGATGCCTCCTCGTTGAGCGTGCCGCCATATGCGAGCGTCCCGCACGCGGCGTGATGGGGGAAGGGGGACGTGCCCGATCACGGCACGCCGTGGCGCGTTGTCGGCCGTTTGGGCGCATCGGGCGGGCCTTGCAGGCCGCGTGGGCCGGGCCGCTCCCGGTCAGCGTCTGGTGCGTGCCGTCAGACGGCGGTGGAGCGAGCGGGCGGAGGCGTCGGTGAGGGACGCGATCTGGTCGACGACGACGCGTTTGCGGGCGCGGTCGTCGGCGGCCCGGTCGAACAGCGCGCGGAACTGGGGGTCGAGGCCGTCGGGGGCGCGGGCGGTGAGGGCCTCGGCGAGTTCGCCGATGACGACGCGCTGGTCGGCGCGCAGGCGTTCCTGCTCGGCGCGCTGCATGACGTACCGGTCGGCGACCGCCTTGAGGACCGCGCACTCCAGGCGCGTCTCGTGCGGGACGACGAGTTCGGCGCCGTAACGGGTGAGGCGGCCGGCGTGGTGCCGGGCGCGGGTGGCGCCCTCTGCGGCGAGGCAGAAGCGGCCGATGAGCTGGCTGGTGGCGTCCTTGAGGCGGGCCTGGGCGACCGCCGTGCCGTCGTAGCCGTGCGGCCACCACTCCTGGTCCTGGAGGCGGTCGAGGGCGGCTTCGAGCTCGGCCGGGTCGGTGCCCGCGGGCACGTAGCGGCCGACGGCGACCCGGAAGATCTCCTGGCGTTCCGGTTCGGCGTGCAGGCAGTTGGGGTCGATGTGGCCCGCGTGCAGGCCGTCCTCCACGTCGTGGACGGAGTACGCCACGTCGTCGGCCCAGTCCATGACCTGCGCCTCGAAGCACGTGCGCGTGCCGGGGGCGTCCTGGCGGACCCAGTCGAAGACGGGCCGGTCGTCGTCGTAGACGCCGAACTTGGGCGAGCCTGCGTCGGTGGGGTGGCCGCCCCTCGGCCAGGGGTACTTGGTGGCGGCGTCGAGGGCGGCCCGGGTGAGGTTGAGGCCCACGGAGCCCTCCTCGGTGAAACGCTTGGGCTCGATCCTGGTCAGCAGGCGCAGCGACTGGGCGTTGCCCTCGAAGCCGCCGCAGTCCTGCGCGAAGTCGTTGAGGGCCTGCTCGCCGTTGTGGCCGAAGGGCGGATGGCCGAGGTCGTGGGAGAGACAGGCCGCCTCGACCAGGTCCGGGTCGCAGCCGAGGGCCGCCCCCAGCTCCCGGCCGACCTGGGCGCACTCGAGGGAGTGCGTGAGGCGGGTGCGCGGCGTCGCGTCCCACTCCGGGCTGCGCTCACCCGGGGTGACCACCTGCGTCTTGGCCGCGAGCCTTCTGAGCGCCGACGAGTGCAGGACGCGCGCGCGGTCGCGTTGGAAGGCGGTACGGCCGGGGCGTTTGTCGGGCTCGGAAGCCCAGCGGGCGACTGACGTCGGGTCATAGGCGGTGTCGGGGTGTGCGGTGCCTTCCATGAATCGACAGTAAGCGGCAGGAGTGACAATCGGGGCGCTACTCGCCTGCGGGGTTCGGCGGCAGGCACGTTCGTGGCGT
It includes:
- a CDS encoding NAD(P)/FAD-dependent oxidoreductase encodes the protein MVDADQTFVIVGGGLAGAKAAETLRAEGFTGRVILICDERDHPYERPPLSKGYLLGKEPREKVFVHEPAWYAQNDIELHLGQTVDAIDRTAKTVRFGDDGTLVHYDKLLLVTGAEPRRLDIPGTDLAGVHHLRRLAHAERLKGVLAALGRDNGHIVIAGAGWIGLEIAAAAREYGAEVTVVEPEPTPLYGVLGPELGSVFADLHREHGVRFHFGARLTEIVGQDGMVLAARTDDGQEHPAHDVLAAIGAAPRTALAEAAGLEMADRAHGGGVAVDTTLRTSDPDIYAAGDVASFPHGLFDTRLRVEHWANALNGGPAAARAMLGKDVAYDRVPYFFSDQYDLGMEYSGWAPPGSYDEVVIRGDAAKREFIAFWVKSGRVLAGMNVNVWDVTEPIQKLITARTPVDTEALADPHVPLDGLLP
- a CDS encoding deoxyguanosinetriphosphate triphosphohydrolase yields the protein MEGTAHPDTAYDPTSVARWASEPDKRPGRTAFQRDRARVLHSSALRRLAAKTQVVTPGERSPEWDATPRTRLTHSLECAQVGRELGAALGCDPDLVEAACLSHDLGHPPFGHNGEQALNDFAQDCGGFEGNAQSLRLLTRIEPKRFTEEGSVGLNLTRAALDAATKYPWPRGGHPTDAGSPKFGVYDDDRPVFDWVRQDAPGTRTCFEAQVMDWADDVAYSVHDVEDGLHAGHIDPNCLHAEPERQEIFRVAVGRYVPAGTDPAELEAALDRLQDQEWWPHGYDGTAVAQARLKDATSQLIGRFCLAAEGATRARHHAGRLTRYGAELVVPHETRLECAVLKAVADRYVMQRAEQERLRADQRVVIGELAEALTARAPDGLDPQFRALFDRAADDRARKRVVVDQIASLTDASARSLHRRLTARTRR